The Gloeomargarita lithophora Alchichica-D10 genomic sequence TTAAAATTCCCAGAAACCGCTCCTGCATCTGCGCCTGCTCTTCCGGCGGCACCAGCCGTTCCCAAAAGGGCTGGTGGTTTACCTGTGCCAGGGTGTAGCCGCTCAGAATTTCACAAAATTGATTCCAACGCACGATCCGCCCATCCCCATCCAGCGCCAGGATCAACGCCTGGGTGGTCTGGAAGATTGCCTCGGTAAAATGAGTCTCCTGGTTGGCCGTTTGTTGCGCCTGTTGTCGGGCTTGGATTTGGCGCACCACAAACATCGTAGTGGCCAGCAGAATCAAGACATTTGATATTAAACCCGGGATAAAAATGCCCTGGGCCTGTTGGCTAAAGGTATTGACTTCATCCAACCGTTGCTGGAGGTGAAATTCTTCCGTCCGCTCCATCAAGTCCAGGATATTACGGATGTCGGAATTCAAGGCTTGATTGTCCTCAGCCACCAATCCCCTGATACTGGCCTGCTGACCCTGCTGTTGGTAGGTGCGAATGCTCTGGTCAAAATACAGCAGTTTATTTGCCACCAGCACACTCAACCGTTGCCACCGAGCCATCTGGTCGAGATTATCTTGAACCAAGCGCCGCAGGGCATCATTGGCTAACTGCAATTCGGTACGGGTGACCTCGTAGGGCTGGAGGTAACTCTCATTGCCGGTGAGGAGATAGCCCCGGTGTTGGCTTTTGAGGGTGGCGATGTTGGTCTCAATCCCAGCCAGTTGGCGCAAAACCTCTTCCGTGTGCCGCACCCAGGCTTCGGAAGCCCGTTGCGCCTGCAAACTGCGGTACAGAACCGCACTGCCCACCACCAATACCGCCGTCGCCGCTGTGAATCCCAGCAGAACGTTGCGTAAGACGGGCGCAAGGGCTTTTTTGACCAGGGGCATCGTCAGGAACGGAAAAACTCATTTGTATTCAGTCTAGTGTCCCAACCGGTTAATCTGGTAAGCAATTCTCTAAAAAATCCATCGCCCCCAATGCCCCTAGCCAATCCCCTGCATTATCCCCTCGCCATGTTCTGCGCCGCCCTGGTGTTGGGGGTGGGGGTACGGGGTTTGGCCTTGCCCCGCTGGCTGATGTTCCCAGTGGCAGTGGGGATTGCCCTGGGGGGAAGCGTGGTGTTGCAAAAACGGGAAACCCAACCGCCGACCCTGGATGACCCGGTGCTGGCACGGGAAATTCAGCAACTGCGGCAACAGGTGCAGGGTTTACTCCAAGGGGCGGAAAAGGTACGGGCAGAGGCCGCCCGTTTGCTGATGGATGCCCCGGATTTGGATTTGCTGATCACGGTGCAGGAGGTGTGCGACCAGGTGCAAACCCTGCCCCAAGCCCTGGAGCAACGGGTGCAGAAGTTGCATCAAAACGATGAGGCGGTACTTTCCGTCGCAGGTCTGGAAAAACAACTGACCCAGGTACGCAGACAGAAACGGCGGGTCGGACAGGTGGCCGGGGCACAGCTCGACCAATTGGAGGCCAGTTTAGTCCGCAATATCCAACTGGCTCAGATGGGACAGGATACCCGCTTGGCTCAGGTTACCGCCCTGGCGACCTTGGTGCAGGACACGGCGGGCATTTTGCAACAACTGCAAAATCAACTGCGAAGTTGTGACATTCACAACCAACAGCAACTCCAGGAATTGCGTGGCCTGAGTGAAACCCTGCAAGGTTTTGAAGAACAAATGACCATTCTCGTCACCCGTGCTTGAGGCCAGTGCCCGATGGATTTAATGCGCTCTTTGCCCTTGGGTTTGTACCTGGAATCCCCCCAGACCTGGGTACATCACCTGGAGGCGCGGGTGAAGTTGGGCTGGCTCATGGCACTGCTTTTGACCCCCATCCTGGCTAATAATTTCTGGCGGGGGATATTGGTGTTGTTTTTGCTGGTTTTAACGCTCATTTCTGGCCTGCCCCGGCGGGTTTGGGTGAAACAACTGGTGGGTTTGGGGGCTTTTTCCCTGCTGTTGTTAATTATTATTGCCCTCACCCCCGATGGCCTGCCGGTGACCAGCCAACCCCGCTTGCCCCCGGATGGCACCCTGCCACCCACCGAGTACCGTTACATTCTCTGGCAATGGCAATGGTTTACCGTCAGCCAACGTTCCTGGCAATTGGCACTGCGGTTGGGTAGCTTGTTTTTTACCTTGGTGTATGCCACCCATTTGTATTTACTTACTACGGCGAGTGAAGCGATTGCCGCCGCCCTGACCTGGTGCTTGCAACCCCTCAAACGCTGGGGTTTCCCGGTGAGCGAAATGAGTTTATGTTTAACATTGTCCTTGCGTTTTAT encodes the following:
- a CDS encoding energy-coupling factor transporter transmembrane component T family protein, which codes for MDLMRSLPLGLYLESPQTWVHHLEARVKLGWLMALLLTPILANNFWRGILVLFLLVLTLISGLPRRVWVKQLVGLGAFSLLLLIIIALTPDGLPVTSQPRLPPDGTLPPTEYRYILWQWQWFTVSQRSWQLALRLGSLFFTLVYATHLYLLTTASEAIAAALTWCLQPLKRWGFPVSEMSLCLTLSLRFIPLVLEEVQNLVRSVQMRGIRWSKLKVRQVVRLWLLVAERLLLNLFLRAEQVATAMVARGYQPAQMPPLHWRQPIWRWGDTLAVLGLAGLCGLRLVYGWD